In the genome of Coraliomargarita algicola, one region contains:
- the lspA gene encoding signal peptidase II produces the protein MPKHPLSKLNRYRLLYVSAIVVFVLDQLTKAWIFNNLALDSYYPPEAITVIDGFFYIVHIGNEGAAWGMLSGYGGLLALFALITLFAIYKLRHSLELYRKPMQWAFGLLIGGILGNMIDRLIHGHVIDFLDFHFPVNIPWIMPTGRYPSFNIADCGIVIGTLIYLILSFRSESAQKAARKNI, from the coding sequence ATGCCGAAACATCCACTCAGTAAACTCAATCGCTACCGATTACTCTACGTATCAGCCATTGTCGTCTTTGTTCTCGATCAGCTCACCAAAGCCTGGATCTTTAACAATCTAGCGTTGGATAGCTACTATCCGCCCGAAGCGATTACCGTCATCGATGGCTTCTTCTACATTGTGCACATTGGCAACGAAGGGGCCGCTTGGGGCATGCTCTCGGGCTACGGAGGACTCTTGGCTCTGTTTGCCCTCATCACCCTCTTTGCGATCTACAAACTACGCCACAGTCTAGAGCTCTACCGCAAACCCATGCAATGGGCCTTCGGTCTACTCATCGGCGGCATTTTGGGCAATATGATCGATCGACTGATTCACGGCCACGTCATCGACTTCCTCGACTTTCATTTCCCAGTTAACATCCCGTGGATTATGCCGACCGGACGCTACCCCTCCTTCAATATCGCGGACTGCGGCATCGTGATCGGCACCCTCATTTACCTAATCTTAAGCTTCCGCTCGGAAAGCGCACAAAAAGCCGCACGGAAAAATATATAA
- a CDS encoding PilT/PilU family type 4a pilus ATPase, with the protein MAVLETIHGLLNLAVENGASDIHIKSNKPAFLRLSGRLESVEMDPVPPEDIREFIEQSVPEQFFGKWTNDRQVDYSYRVENIGRFRVNGFLQRGLPSIVMRHVSDHPPTFDELNIDGGILSKLCKEKNGIVILCGATGSGKSSTLAAMVNYINMNFDKHIVTLEDPIEYTYTDIKSIINQREVGIDCPSFADGMRAVLRQDPDVILVGEMRDKSTFETALQAAETGHLVFGTLHASSAQQAIQRLFEFFPEERKVALQRQIAASLLATITQKLLPALEGGGRYPVSEAFVLDTLARKVIMEGEFTKIEAVIEASEDNGSKTFNQDLYRLVKAGKVTKDHAMSHSPNPSQLEMNLKGIFLSSGGIVR; encoded by the coding sequence ATGGCAGTTCTCGAAACAATCCACGGTCTTCTCAATCTCGCTGTCGAAAATGGTGCCAGCGATATCCATATTAAATCCAATAAACCTGCTTTTCTACGTTTAAGTGGACGCTTGGAATCGGTTGAAATGGACCCCGTGCCACCGGAGGACATTCGTGAGTTTATCGAGCAAAGTGTGCCGGAGCAATTTTTTGGAAAGTGGACGAATGATCGTCAGGTGGATTACTCCTATCGTGTGGAGAATATTGGCCGTTTTCGGGTGAATGGCTTTTTGCAGCGAGGCCTACCGAGTATCGTCATGCGCCATGTGAGTGATCATCCACCGACATTTGATGAACTGAATATTGACGGTGGTATCTTGTCCAAGCTCTGTAAGGAAAAGAACGGTATTGTGATTCTCTGTGGGGCAACAGGCTCGGGTAAGAGTTCGACCCTCGCCGCGATGGTGAATTATATCAATATGAACTTCGATAAGCACATTGTGACACTCGAAGATCCGATCGAATACACCTATACCGATATCAAATCGATCATCAATCAACGCGAAGTCGGCATCGATTGCCCCAGTTTCGCTGACGGTATGCGTGCGGTGCTGCGTCAAGATCCTGACGTGATTCTAGTGGGTGAAATGCGTGATAAGTCTACCTTTGAGACCGCGCTACAAGCCGCGGAGACGGGGCACTTGGTCTTTGGCACTTTGCACGCTTCGAGTGCGCAGCAAGCTATTCAGCGACTGTTTGAATTTTTCCCGGAAGAGCGTAAGGTCGCGCTGCAGCGCCAGATCGCAGCCTCACTTTTGGCTACTATCACCCAAAAGCTTCTACCCGCATTGGAAGGGGGCGGGCGTTATCCGGTTTCGGAGGCCTTTGTTCTGGATACGCTTGCTCGTAAAGTCATCATGGAAGGTGAATTTACAAAAATTGAAGCGGTGATCGAAGCCAGCGAAGATAATGGTTCGAAAACTTTCAATCAGGATCTGTACCGTCTGGTCAAGGCCGGAAAGGTGACGAAAGATCATGCCATGAGTCACTCCCCGAATCCGAGCCAGTTGGAGATGAACCTTAAGGGCATCTTCCTTAGTAGCGGCGGTATCGTTCGTTAG
- a CDS encoding glycosyltransferase gives MDCLIIGKVWPEPSSTAAGRRTHDLITALQLGGWQVHFASAAQRGMYALDLDALNVETHNIAVNDSAFDHWIASLAPELVVFDRFMTEEQFGWRVAQHCPDALRVLDTSDLHCLRMARQQALKSGAALNLRNETALREIASIYRSDLTLMISEYEMELLRREFSIEEELLSYWPFAVTLPESSACFEAREHFILIGSFLHPPNLDAARWCRQSLWPKIRAVLPNAELHCFGSYGERYAGELHAPKEGFHYKGRAEDALETMAKYRINLAPLRYGAGLKGKVFDGFLTGTPTVMTPIAAEGICSQEEWVHSEVDALVADAVELYENLAAWQLRQARERALCEARFSAAHWQPQLMQSIRTAIDERDRRRQQNFIGQMLHHHQHRSTEFMSRWIEAKNA, from the coding sequence GTGGATTGCCTCATTATTGGTAAAGTGTGGCCAGAGCCGAGCTCGACGGCTGCGGGGCGGCGTACACATGATTTAATTACAGCCCTACAGTTGGGGGGCTGGCAGGTGCATTTTGCTTCGGCAGCCCAGCGCGGTATGTATGCGCTCGATTTGGATGCGCTCAATGTCGAAACGCACAATATCGCGGTCAATGATTCCGCTTTTGATCATTGGATTGCCTCACTCGCACCCGAGCTCGTAGTTTTTGACCGCTTTATGACCGAAGAGCAATTTGGTTGGCGGGTGGCTCAGCACTGCCCGGATGCTCTACGAGTGCTTGATACCAGTGATCTTCATTGTCTACGCATGGCAAGGCAGCAGGCGCTTAAAAGTGGGGCAGCCTTGAATTTGAGGAACGAAACTGCGCTGCGTGAAATTGCTTCCATTTACCGCTCCGATTTGACTTTGATGATTTCGGAGTACGAGATGGAGCTTTTGCGGCGTGAATTCTCAATCGAGGAGGAACTACTCTCGTATTGGCCGTTTGCGGTGACACTTCCGGAGTCCAGTGCATGCTTTGAGGCTCGGGAGCATTTTATTTTGATCGGTAGTTTTTTGCATCCACCCAATCTGGATGCCGCGCGTTGGTGTCGACAGAGTCTCTGGCCCAAAATTCGTGCGGTCTTGCCGAATGCTGAGTTGCATTGCTTCGGCTCCTATGGGGAGCGCTATGCAGGTGAATTACATGCACCGAAAGAGGGTTTTCACTACAAAGGGCGAGCCGAAGATGCCTTGGAGACAATGGCGAAGTATCGGATTAATCTAGCGCCGTTGCGTTATGGAGCCGGACTCAAAGGAAAGGTCTTTGACGGCTTTTTGACGGGCACGCCTACGGTGATGACTCCTATCGCCGCCGAAGGTATCTGTTCGCAGGAAGAGTGGGTGCATTCCGAGGTGGACGCCTTGGTCGCCGATGCCGTTGAGCTCTATGAGAACCTTGCAGCCTGGCAACTTCGGCAGGCTCGGGAACGCGCGCTTTGTGAGGCACGCTTTAGTGCGGCGCATTGGCAGCCACAATTGATGCAATCGATTCGCACCGCCATCGACGAGCGGGATCGTCGACGGCAGCAGAATTTTATCGGTCAAATGCTCCATCATCACCAGCACCGCAGCACGGAGTTTATGAGTCGCTGGATTGAGGCGAAAAACGCGTGA
- the ruvA gene encoding Holliday junction branch migration protein RuvA, whose amino-acid sequence MIARLKGTVLESTPLLVVLEAGGVGYEVHIPVTTAEKVPAIGKECSLFIHSVYREDSATLYGFATRDDRDFYRLLIEKVSGIGPKIGISMLSRMSTDLLRSAIASSDVALLSKCPGIGKKTAERLVIELKDKVGLVATGQTPTAGDLHMPTEPSAFQDAVASLMTLGYKPADADKLVRKAVAKLDSNASTEALLKEALR is encoded by the coding sequence ATGATTGCACGACTCAAAGGAACCGTTCTCGAATCCACACCGCTGTTAGTCGTCCTGGAAGCGGGTGGCGTGGGCTACGAAGTCCACATCCCCGTGACGACTGCAGAGAAAGTGCCAGCCATTGGCAAAGAGTGCAGTCTTTTTATCCATAGCGTCTACCGCGAAGACAGCGCGACGCTCTACGGTTTTGCCACGCGCGATGACCGCGATTTTTATCGCTTACTCATCGAAAAAGTATCCGGCATCGGCCCCAAAATTGGTATCAGCATGCTCAGCCGCATGTCCACCGATTTGCTGCGCAGCGCGATTGCCAGCTCAGATGTAGCACTCCTGTCTAAATGCCCCGGCATTGGCAAGAAAACCGCCGAGCGGCTAGTCATTGAGTTAAAAGACAAAGTCGGCTTGGTGGCCACTGGCCAAACACCCACCGCAGGCGATCTTCACATGCCTACCGAACCGAGTGCGTTTCAAGATGCCGTCGCCAGCTTAATGACACTCGGCTACAAGCCTGCCGACGCCGATAAACTCGTGCGTAAAGCCGTTGCCAAACTCGATAGCAACGCCAGCACAGAAGCGCTGCTCAAAGAAGCGCTGCGCTAG
- the dapB gene encoding 4-hydroxy-tetrahydrodipicolinate reductase yields the protein MSLKLLLNGSRGRMGIAISAIAQDNNAEIVSACDAGDDPRANIDACEAIIDFSFHEVTASIAALAVEKNLPLVIGTTGHTAEEKAQILSTVDGKIPVVWAGNYSVGVNTLNYLTRKAATILGEQYEPEVLEMHHHHKKDAPSGTAERLIEILKDSYQLADEQVVHGREGLVGARPRKEIGVHAIRGGDIVGEHTVYFCGDGERIELTHRATDRKIFAQGAVRAAQWAVGKTPGVYNMEDVLGLVD from the coding sequence ATGTCACTCAAACTACTTCTTAACGGCTCACGCGGACGCATGGGCATCGCGATTTCCGCAATCGCCCAAGACAACAACGCCGAAATCGTCTCTGCATGTGATGCGGGCGACGACCCACGCGCCAATATCGACGCCTGCGAAGCCATTATCGACTTCAGCTTTCACGAAGTGACTGCCAGCATCGCGGCACTCGCCGTCGAAAAGAACTTACCACTCGTGATCGGCACCACCGGACACACCGCCGAAGAGAAAGCACAAATCCTCAGCACAGTGGACGGCAAAATCCCCGTAGTCTGGGCGGGCAACTACTCTGTGGGTGTCAACACGCTGAACTATTTAACACGTAAAGCAGCGACAATTCTGGGGGAACAATACGAGCCCGAAGTGCTGGAGATGCACCACCATCACAAAAAGGACGCTCCCAGCGGCACCGCTGAGCGTCTGATTGAAATCCTAAAGGACAGCTATCAACTGGCCGACGAGCAAGTTGTACATGGACGCGAAGGTCTAGTCGGCGCACGCCCTCGCAAAGAAATCGGCGTGCATGCCATCCGCGGGGGTGACATCGTCGGTGAACACACCGTTTATTTCTGTGGTGATGGCGAACGCATCGAACTCACTCACCGCGCGACGGATCGTAAGATCTTCGCCCAAGGTGCGGTTCGCGCCGCACAATGGGCAGTCGGCAAAACACCCGGAGTATACAACATGGAAGACGTGCTCGGCCTGGTAGATTAA
- a CDS encoding sialate O-acetylesterase → MNTKSTPPRLLQVSFAASLLLWSSQTALAELKLPAIFGSHMVLQQEGKIPVWGWEDPGETITVSFAGESVETTADESGQWKLALPQMATSHQGQSMTIHSSSGDRITYEDVLVGEVWICSGQSNMEWSVANSNNSAAEAASAHYPEIRYFDVKNELAYEPQEDLTGHWVVCSPDTVKRFSAVGYYFGRHLHSELDRPVGLISTNWGGTIAEAWTSKEALIENLPEFTSAIDALSELKLREKPLEAKFQQAWDTYKKSFPEMYALEADLAAAKSWTTPELDDSQWATLNVPQNWEQAGHKDLDGIVWLRKTIELPASWAGRDLALHTGPIDEVDVTWFNSEVVGQTGNLKKNIVEYWNQPRSYQVPGKLVKAGKNVIAIRVMDAQGQGGLWGGEPESMYIAPVDAAAGEQITLASEWKLKPQYVLPKKPRNPLSPNKPTVLYNQMIQPLIPFGIRGAIWYQGESNSGRPEQYRTLLPTMIADWRQRWGRGDFPFLVVQLANYRARDAQPVESKWAELREAQAITAAQDPNTGLAVTIDIGEANDIHPRNKQDVGHRLGLVAERIAYQRNVIANGPTFQQMKVEDDTAILSFDHATGGLVSKNSKIGGFALKADDGDFVWAQAEIHGSHIHLRAPGVNKPVAARYAWANNPEAPLYNQAGLPMVPFRTDAPED, encoded by the coding sequence ATGAACACAAAGTCAACCCCACCCCGTCTCCTACAAGTTTCCTTCGCCGCCTCATTGCTCCTCTGGAGCAGTCAAACTGCACTGGCAGAGCTCAAGCTGCCTGCCATCTTCGGCTCCCATATGGTCCTGCAGCAGGAAGGAAAAATCCCTGTGTGGGGCTGGGAAGATCCAGGCGAAACAATTACCGTATCGTTTGCTGGAGAGTCCGTCGAAACCACAGCAGACGAGTCTGGTCAATGGAAACTCGCCCTGCCTCAAATGGCAACCAGCCATCAAGGGCAAAGCATGACGATCCACAGCAGTTCAGGCGATCGCATTACATATGAGGACGTATTAGTCGGCGAAGTTTGGATCTGTTCAGGTCAATCCAATATGGAGTGGTCGGTCGCTAACTCAAATAATTCAGCAGCAGAAGCTGCAAGCGCACACTATCCGGAAATCCGCTACTTTGACGTCAAAAACGAGCTCGCCTATGAACCGCAAGAAGATTTGACAGGGCACTGGGTGGTCTGCTCTCCCGACACGGTAAAACGCTTTTCAGCTGTCGGCTATTATTTCGGTCGTCATCTACACTCCGAGCTCGATCGTCCCGTCGGTTTGATCAGCACCAATTGGGGTGGCACCATCGCGGAAGCATGGACTAGCAAAGAAGCCTTAATAGAAAACCTCCCCGAATTCACATCAGCAATAGACGCCCTGTCAGAATTGAAGCTCCGTGAGAAACCATTGGAAGCGAAATTTCAACAAGCATGGGATACCTATAAGAAAAGCTTCCCTGAAATGTATGCCCTGGAAGCCGACCTCGCAGCAGCGAAATCGTGGACAACTCCCGAACTGGACGACAGCCAATGGGCCACCCTAAATGTTCCGCAAAACTGGGAACAGGCAGGGCACAAAGATTTGGACGGCATCGTTTGGCTACGTAAGACCATCGAGTTACCCGCGAGCTGGGCAGGCCGCGATTTAGCACTGCATACTGGCCCCATCGATGAAGTCGATGTCACTTGGTTCAACAGCGAAGTGGTAGGGCAAACCGGGAACTTAAAGAAAAACATTGTCGAATACTGGAATCAGCCTCGCAGCTACCAAGTGCCCGGCAAACTCGTCAAAGCAGGCAAAAACGTAATCGCCATTCGCGTAATGGATGCTCAAGGCCAAGGCGGTCTCTGGGGTGGAGAGCCAGAAAGCATGTACATCGCCCCAGTGGATGCAGCCGCAGGCGAACAGATCACTCTCGCCAGCGAATGGAAGCTGAAGCCGCAATACGTATTGCCCAAGAAACCGCGCAACCCACTGTCTCCCAACAAACCTACCGTGCTCTACAACCAAATGATCCAACCGCTCATCCCCTTTGGCATACGCGGCGCGATTTGGTATCAAGGTGAGTCTAACTCCGGACGCCCGGAACAATATCGCACACTCTTGCCCACCATGATCGCCGACTGGCGTCAGCGCTGGGGCCGAGGAGACTTCCCCTTCCTAGTGGTGCAGCTTGCCAACTATCGGGCACGCGATGCGCAGCCAGTCGAAAGCAAATGGGCCGAATTACGCGAAGCTCAAGCCATCACTGCCGCTCAGGACCCCAACACCGGCTTAGCTGTCACAATCGATATCGGTGAGGCTAACGACATCCATCCTCGCAATAAGCAAGACGTCGGGCACCGCCTCGGACTCGTCGCTGAGCGCATCGCTTATCAACGTAATGTCATTGCCAATGGACCGACTTTTCAGCAAATGAAAGTCGAAGACGACACCGCGATCCTCAGTTTCGACCACGCCACTGGCGGACTCGTCAGCAAGAACTCCAAGATCGGTGGATTCGCCCTGAAGGCAGACGACGGTGACTTTGTGTGGGCTCAAGCAGAGATCCATGGCTCTCATATTCACCTCCGGGCCCCAGGCGTCAACAAGCCCGTCGCGGCACGCTACGCTTGGGCCAACAACCCCGAAGCTCCGCTCTACAACCAAGCGGGTCTACCAATGGTTCCCTTTCGCACAGACGCGCCCGAAGATTAG
- the dapA gene encoding 4-hydroxy-tetrahydrodipicolinate synthase: MKTNQFSGVFTALATPMQAGEVAYADLEKLIAHQLAGGIDGLVSVGTTGESPTLDHAEHIEVIRASVKAAAGKVPVYAGTGSNSTTEAVMLTQNADKAGADGFLVVAPYYNKPSQEGLFQHFSKVAECTEKPIILYSIPSRCGIEISVDVTARLYDKYPHVCCMKAAEGSCDKVTEYVRALGPDYAVMSGDDGLTLPFMSAGATGVISVASNLVVAPLVEMVRAANDNDYARARETFLKFYPFFKAIFTEPNPVPIKYALKQAGIISSDEVRLPLSSITAETCAILDPMLAELGLV; encoded by the coding sequence ATGAAGACAAATCAATTCTCAGGTGTTTTTACCGCCCTTGCCACTCCGATGCAGGCAGGCGAAGTTGCGTATGCTGACTTGGAAAAACTCATCGCCCACCAACTTGCAGGTGGCATCGACGGCCTCGTCTCTGTCGGCACCACTGGTGAATCCCCCACTCTCGACCATGCGGAGCATATCGAAGTGATTCGCGCCTCAGTCAAAGCAGCCGCGGGCAAAGTGCCGGTCTACGCAGGCACAGGCTCCAACTCGACGACTGAAGCAGTCATGCTCACACAGAATGCCGATAAGGCCGGAGCCGATGGTTTTCTGGTGGTCGCCCCCTACTACAACAAGCCCAGTCAGGAAGGTTTATTCCAACACTTCAGCAAAGTTGCGGAGTGCACAGAGAAGCCCATCATCCTTTACTCGATTCCTTCTCGTTGTGGCATCGAAATCTCGGTAGATGTCACGGCACGCCTCTACGATAAGTATCCGCATGTCTGCTGCATGAAGGCTGCCGAAGGCTCCTGCGATAAGGTCACGGAATATGTGCGTGCCCTCGGCCCCGATTATGCGGTGATGAGCGGCGACGATGGACTCACGCTGCCCTTTATGTCCGCAGGTGCCACGGGGGTCATCAGTGTCGCCTCCAATCTTGTGGTCGCCCCATTGGTAGAAATGGTGCGCGCCGCAAATGACAACGACTATGCCCGCGCTCGCGAGACCTTCCTTAAGTTTTATCCGTTTTTCAAAGCCATTTTCACCGAGCCGAATCCAGTGCCGATCAAGTATGCACTCAAGCAGGCGGGCATTATCAGTTCCGATGAGGTGCGCCTCCCTCTAAGTTCGATCACCGCCGAAACCTGCGCAATATTGGATCCAATGCTCGCCGAACTCGGCCTCGTTTAA
- the corA gene encoding magnesium/cobalt transporter CorA, with amino-acid sequence MKQPIESAKDVAHATSGAIAKTASFITSSILDLGKGVFAPIGHHHSTAPRAEPGTPPGIEQYIHQEDTSLKVGITVIDYGPDGHNTTTFDDIHEALALPEQANPHVRWINIDGLRPSVVNAVCQHYEVHTLSAEDVIHTYQRSKMEVFDDHMIIIARQLQLANDKLKNEQISFFLFQKTLITFQEVPGDVFEPVRKRLEKSTGRFRTYQADYLFYALLDSIVDHLFPILEAYGNAMEEMEIEILEDPNALSQQKLFSMKRDLSLQRRVLWPIRELVDSLYRDESELIHPELKTYYRDVQDHTMQVIDLLETYRETASGLTDLYQTSVGNKMNEIMKVLTIMASFFIPITFFAGVYGMNFEYIPELGWKYAYPVFWGGCLSMTLGLAIFFWRKGWIGPK; translated from the coding sequence GTGAAGCAACCTATCGAATCTGCCAAAGATGTCGCACATGCCACCAGCGGTGCGATCGCCAAGACCGCGAGTTTCATCACCTCCAGTATTTTGGATCTAGGCAAAGGCGTCTTTGCCCCGATCGGGCACCACCACAGCACGGCCCCACGCGCAGAACCAGGCACTCCCCCAGGCATTGAGCAGTATATCCACCAGGAAGATACCTCACTCAAAGTCGGGATCACAGTAATCGATTATGGCCCCGACGGCCATAACACCACGACTTTTGACGACATCCACGAAGCGCTGGCCTTACCAGAACAAGCGAATCCGCACGTGCGCTGGATCAACATAGACGGTCTGCGTCCCAGCGTCGTCAACGCCGTCTGTCAGCACTACGAGGTACACACCCTCTCAGCCGAAGACGTCATTCACACCTACCAGCGTTCCAAGATGGAGGTATTTGATGACCACATGATCATCATTGCGCGCCAATTACAACTCGCCAACGACAAGCTGAAGAACGAGCAAATCAGCTTTTTTCTCTTCCAGAAAACCCTCATCACCTTTCAAGAAGTGCCTGGCGACGTATTCGAACCCGTTCGTAAACGCTTGGAAAAAAGCACTGGTCGCTTTCGCACCTATCAGGCCGACTATCTCTTCTACGCCCTACTCGATTCTATCGTCGACCACCTCTTCCCCATCCTAGAGGCCTATGGCAACGCCATGGAAGAGATGGAGATCGAGATCCTCGAAGACCCGAACGCCCTCAGCCAACAAAAGCTCTTCTCGATGAAGCGCGACCTCTCCCTACAGCGCCGCGTGCTGTGGCCGATTCGCGAGCTAGTGGACAGCCTCTACCGCGACGAATCCGAACTGATCCACCCCGAGCTGAAAACTTACTACCGCGACGTGCAGGACCACACCATGCAAGTCATCGACCTACTGGAAACCTACCGTGAGACCGCCTCAGGTCTCACCGATCTGTATCAAACCTCAGTCGGCAACAAGATGAACGAGATCATGAAAGTGCTCACGATCATGGCTAGTTTTTTCATTCCGATCACTTTCTTTGCCGGCGTCTATGGGATGAATTTCGAATACATCCCTGAACTCGGCTGGAAATACGCCTACCCCGTCTTCTGGGGCGGTTGCCTATCGATGACTCTGGGCCTTGCCATCTTCTTTTGGCGCAAGGGCTGGATTGGCCCCAAATAA